The genomic interval ATGCGGGACGGTACGGCCTTCGGGCGGAGAGGGACCGTCACGACTGTCGCACAGCCCACGACGGCCTGTGAGGGATTCGGCGACACACGACGAGGTGGTGCCACCGGCATATGTCACTGTCCCGCGGAGTTACCGCGAAGTAGTCATCCGGGACCCGCTCGACACCCCAAGTCCCATGATACGCATGTGATATGACGGTGCGTCAGACACTCGGACCGGCCCACTCACACGTTCGACAGCCGGGTGCCTGTTCGAGGGGGGTGTGCGGTGGCCGATCCGCATACCGTCCGCCCGTCAGTAGCGCGGCACCGCCGCCATGCCCTGCGCGTCGGCCAGGCCGCCGTCCGGCACGAAACGCACCTCGGCGCCCGTCTCCAGGCACTGCTCGACGATCTCGTCCACGATGTCCTCGCGGGCGTCGGGGTCGCCGTCCTCGGCGGCGATCAGATGCTCGCCGTCGTCGCGGACCGTGATCCGGTAGTTCTCCTCGACGGCCAGCAGCCGGATCCGCCCTTCGCGGGCGCTCTGCCACAGCTCGTCGACACCGGCCGCGAACTCCTTGCGGCTGCGGGCGGACTCCAGCTCGCGCGCCACCTCCTCGGCGCGCTTGCGGTCCTGCTCCTCGAACACCGGCCGCACCGCCCGCCACACCAGCTCCGGTGTGCCGTGCGCCGGTCCGCCGCGCGGTACGGGTGCCGCTGTCCCGGGTGGCGGCGACCGGGGTGGAGCCCGACTGGTGGCGCGCGGTGCGCGGCACACCGGTCGTCGGCCGCTGCCGGCCGGGACGGTTCTGCGTGGGGGAGCGGGAGCACGTCCTGGGCCGCGACTTCGCCGCCGTGCGGGCGGGCGTCCCGGTGGTCGTCCTGGACCTCCGGCCCCCGTCGCCGTTCGTACGGATCGCGGTGTCCGTGCCGGACGCGGGGCGGGTCGCCGGGACACTGCGGCCCGGCGGGGACGCGGACGAGGAGCGGGGCCCCGAGGAGGCCTCCGGGTGAAGGGGGCGAGGGGGCCCGGTCCGCGTCAGATCCGGTTCTCGTCCTCCGCGCCGCAGGAGCTGCCGCTCGGCGGGAGCGTGCCGTGCAGCAGGAAGTCGTCGACCTTGCGGTGGACGCACTCGGACGAACCGTAGCCGGTGTGGCCCTCGCCGCGGTTGTCCAGCACCACGGCCGACGGGCCCAGCCGCTTCGCCGTCTGCTCCGTCCAGTGGTACGGGGTGGCCGGGTCGCCCCGGGTGCCCACCAGCAGCATCTTCGGGGTGTCGAGGTCCTTGACCTGCTCGCGGATGTAGTCGGTCCCCTTGGGCCGGCCGTGGCACAGCACCACCTGCGCCAGCCGGTACGGCCCGAACACCGGAGACGCCTCCTCGTACGTCTCACGCAGGCGCGTGAGTTCCTCGGCGAGGTGTTCCGCGTCCGGACGGTCGGGGTCGTCGGCGCAGTTCACCGCCATCAGCGCCGCCGGCAGATTGTCCAGCGGCACGTCCTCCGCGTCGGCGAGCGGCTCGTCCGGGCGCGCGGGGGAGGGGGCCGTCCCGCCGGACGCGAGGGATTCCACGCCGCTCGTGTCGCCGTCCTCCACCAGCTCGGCGAGCGCCCGCTGCAGCAGCGGCCACATCTCCTTGGCGTAGAGGCCCTGGGCGATGGCGCCGGCCAGGTCCTGGCCGGTGAACTCGTAGCCGAAGGCGGACGGCACCGGGGTGTCGTCGAGGGAGCGGACCAGCTCCACGACCTGTGCGCGGGCGGCGCGCGCGTCCTGTCCGAACGGGCAGGAGAGTTCCCCGGTGCACCAGGTGAGGAAGTTGTCCAGCGCCGTCTGCTGCCCGCGGGCGCTGGCGAGCCCCTGCTCGGCCAGCGGCTCGGTCAGCGTGTCCACACCGTCCAGCGCCATCCGGCCGACCTTGTCGGGGAACCGGGCCGCGTAGACCGCGCCGAGGCGGGTCCCGTAGGAGAACCCGAGGTAGTTGAGCTTCTTGTCGCCGAGCGCCTGACGCATCACGTCCAGGTCGCGGGCCACGTCCACGGTGCCCATGTGGGCGAGGACCGGCCCGGAGTTCTTCTCGCACTCGGCCGCCACCTCGCGCAACTGCCGCAGCGCGTCCCGCGGATCGCCCGTCTCCTCGCCGTCGGTCGCCTCCAGCGCGCGGCTGGTGGCGTCGGTCCCGCAGCTCACCGGGGAGGAGCGGCCCACGCCCCGCGGGTCGAACGACACCACGTCGTAGTCGTCGGTCAGACCGAGGAAGTCCTTGCGGCCCTGGGCGAGCCCCTGCACCCCGGAGCCGCCCGGACCGCCGAAGTTCAGCAGCACCGAGCCGCGGGGGTCGTCGGAGGACGCGCGGTAGCGGGCGAGCGCCAGCTCGAGGGTGCCCTTGCCGGGGTCGGCGTAGTCGAGCGGCACGGTGACCGTCCCGCACTGGAGGTCCTCCGGCACCTCCGTGCCCTCGCAGGCGGACCACGCGATCGTCTGGTCGTGGAAGCGGCCGAGGTCCGGCTCGTCGCGGCCGGTGGCCGTCAGGCCGGTCGCCAGCAGGACCAGCCCGACCGCTCCGGCCGCCGCGCCACGCCGGAAGGAGGGCGGCAGCGCGTTCGCGTGGTCACCGCCCCGGAGTCGCTCGGACAGCTCGCCCAGCATCGAAGCCTCCCAAGGCGCCCCGACCGGCGCCCTCGCCCACCATAAGCGGGTCCCGCCGCGCCCGCCCGTCGGACGCGCGGCGCCGGCGTCGGTCCCGCGTCCGTGTGTTCGGGCACCGGGAGTTCGACGGACTTTGCCGGGGTTCGAACGCCGGGACCCCCTGGGGGGTGAACCGGATGCGGCATACGGAGGAGCCATAACCCGGATGCCACGCCCGCGTTCTATCCGGTGGCGGGCGAACGCTCGCGACCAAGTCTGGAAGGGCAGGGAACCTATGCGAAGGGTTACCCGAAACGGTGCGATCGCCGTCGCCGCCGCGTCCGGCGCGATGGCCATGGCGATGCCGGCGTACGCCGATTCCGGGGCGGGGGGCGTCGCGGCCGGATCGCCCGGAGCGGTGTCCGGGAACTCCGTGCAGCTCCCGGTGCACGTCCCGGCGAACGTGTGCGGGAACACGGTGAACGTGGTGGGCCTCCTCAACCCGGCCGCGGGCAACACCTGCGTCAACGAGGACGTCCGACAGGAGGACGCGTCCCGCGGCTCCGCGAAGGGCACGTCCGGCGGGTCGGGCACGTCCGGCGGGTCGGGCACGTCCGGCGGGTCGGGCACGTCCGGCGCGTCCGCCGGGAGCGACGCGCAGGGCTCGCCGGGCCTGCTGTCGGGCAACGGCGTGCAGCTGCCGGCGCACGTCCCGGTCAACGTGAGCGGCAACAGCGTGAACGTGGTCGGCATCGGCGACCCGGCCACGGACAACAGCTCCGTCAACACCCCCGGCGAGCGTCCGGCGGAGCCCGACCCCGACCGGATCGTGCCGGCCCGCACCCTCCCCGCCCCCGTGCCGCAGCAGGCGGCCCCCGCGGAGCAGGTCGCGCTCGCCGAGACGGGCGCGGACCGGACGGTCCCGGTGCTCGCGACCGGCGCCGCACTGTTCCTGGGCGGGATCGCCCTCCACCGCCGCGCCCGGCTCCGCACGGGCGGCTGACCGCCCGGCGGAAACGCTCCGCCGCCCCGGGTCCGCCGTGCCGGACGGACCCGGGGCGGCTTTCGTCAGTCGCTTCGCCGATGGAACCGCCGGTGCAACGCCGCGATGTCCCCGGTCAGTTCAGGCACCGGCCCCTCCACGGCCACACCCGGGGCGATCGCGGAGACCGGCAGGGTCCGCACGGGCGGCTCGGGCACGCCCAGCTCCGCCAGCCAGGCCGCCAGCTGCTCGGACGAGGCGACGTACACGATGCGTCCCAGGCCCACCCAGGCGTGGGCGGCGGCGCACATCGGGCAGTGCTCCCCGGAGGTGTAGACGGTGGCGGCCGCTCGTTCCCCGGGCGTCATGTGCGCCGCCGCCCAGCGCGCCAGCTCGAACTCCGGGTGCCGGGTGCGGTCACCGGACGCCACCCGGTTGTGGTCCTCGGCGAGCACCGTGCCGTCCCCGGACACCAGCACCGAGCCGAACGGCTCGTCGCCCGCCTCCAGCGCCTCGGCGGCCAGTTCCACGCAGCGCCGCAGATACGGCAGTTCGTCGTCCCGCACAGCCATGGTCCCGTCCCGTCTCCTCCGGCGGCTCGATCGCGAGCCACCCTAATCCCGTTGCTTCCGTGACCGGCGGCTGATGCACTCCTGGCATGCATGCCGCCACCACACCGGCCCTGCTCGCCCTCTACGACCGCGAGATACGACAGGGAGCCCGTCCCGAAGGCCCCGACGACCACGTCGAACGCGTCGGCCGGGTGGTGCGCCGCACCGCCCCCGCGCACGGCTGGAACGGCGTCGTCTGGTCCGGGCTCGCCTCGCCCGGCGAGGCGGACGCGGCGATCGCGGAGCAGATCGCGCACTACACGGCTCACGGCCTCGCCTTCGAGTGGAAGCTGTACGCCCACGACACCCCGGCGGACCTCGGCCGGCGACTCACCGCGGCCGGGTTCACCCGGGAGCCCGACGAGACGCTCATGGCGGCGGAGACCGGCGGGCTGTCCCTGAACGTGGACGTGCCCGACGGCATCCGGGTCGTACCGGTCACCGACCGGACCGGTGTCGACCGGGTGGCCGAGGTGCACGAACGGGCCTTCGGCGACGACGCGTCCCGCCTGCGCCGCCGGCTCCTCGACGCGCTGACCGCCACCCCGGACGAGGTCGTCGCCGTCCTCGCCCTGGCCGGCGAGGAACCGGTGAGCGCGGCCCGCCTGGAACTGACCCCCGGCACGACGTTCGCCGGGCTGTGGGGCGGCGGCACCGTACCGGAGTGGCGGGGCCGCGGCGTCTACCGCGCCCTGGTCGCCCACCGCGCCCGCGTCGCCGCCGCCCGCGGCCGCCGCCACCTCCACGTCGACGCCTCGTCGCAGAGCCGCCCCATCCTGCGGCGCCTGGGCTTCACGGCCCTGACGGTCACGACGCCGTACGTGTACGAGCCCGCCCCCGGGCCGGGGCACGGGCGGGGAGGACACGGCCCGGGTCCGGCTCCGCACCGGCGTGACCGCCGGTAGGGGCCGCTCGACGCGGGGCCGGATCGAGGGGCCGTGACGGCCGGCTCCGGGCCGACAGGAGTGGGACCGCGCGGATGCCGGCGGAACCGGCCGCACGGCCGTGCATCGCCGCACATGCGGGAGCGGTGGCCGTCCCGCCGGGCGTGCAGACCACGGCCCGCGGGACGGCCACCGCTCGCACGGAGGCGCCGCGCCTCAGCGGCCGGCCTTCGTGCGGTCCAGGGCGGCCACGCCCACCGCCGCGAGGCCGATCTGGATCAGCCACTCCACCCAGTCCACCCCCTTGGTGTCCGCCACCCCGAACGCCGCCGCGAGGGCCGAGCCGATGAGGGCGGCGACGATGCCGACGAGGATCGTCCACAGCACCCCGATGCGCTGGCGGCCCGGGACGACCAGTCGGCCCAGGACGCCGATGACGATGCCGATGACGAGGGCACTGATGATGCCGTCGATCTCCATGTCTCCCCTTTCCGTGTCCTCCGCTGAGGTGCGTCTGCCCGCTGCCCGCGGCGGCAGTCGTCGAAGGCGCCGGGCGACGCGGCACACGCGCGGAGAAGGGGCCGGTCCGCGGGGCGCGCGGACCGGCCGGGGGTGAGGGAGTCCTCGTGGGCTCTACGACCGCGACGACTTGGAAGCGGCCCTGGCCGCGGTGGCGGCGCAGGCGGTGCCCAGGATCACGGTGAGGGCGCCGATGATGAGGTTGTTCCAGATCACTCCGGCGTCGGGGTCGGTGCCCACCACCCATGGCGAGATGATCATCCAGATGCCCAGCGCGCACATGGCTCCGCTGAGGCCGTACATGCGCGAGGGGGCCGCCGTGAAGCCGAGGGCGAGCAGGCCGATCGCGATGCCGACGATCAGGTTGTGCGCCACGAGCGACGGCTGGCTCGTCGTGTAGTGGAGGACCCACGGGGACACCGCGCAGTAGAGGCCGAGCAGGAACACCGGCCCGTCCACGAAGGCCACGTCACGGCTGCCGAGGACACGCTCGTACCGTGCGCGCATCTCGGGTGCGTCCGGATGACTGGAGAGATCACCGCGCTGGTGTGAGACGTTGGCCATAGTCCTCTCCTTCGACTAGCAGGCCTGACCGCGTCTGGGTGCGGTATGCGGGAAGCGCCGCGTATATCCCATTGTGCGCTTATTTCCCCTTTATGTGTAGTCGGACGCCGCTCCCTCGCCGTGCCTGGTCGCCGACGCGGGAGCAGGCGGGAACGCCGCTCCATTCTTCAGGACGGTGTGGTCCGCGAGGGTCCGCGCACGCGGACCGGAGCCGGCCTCGCGGGGCAGCGGCGGGATCCCGTGGCCGCCGAGGAGCCGGATGCCCTTGCCGGGGCGGACCGGGCCGCCGGACGGCGTGCCGGGCCGCTGGATGATCATGGCGCCCCGGTCGGCGGCGCGAGGGCGGGCCGCCGCATCCCGCGGCCGCGCGTCCGAACGGTGCGTGGGCGTGTGCGCGCCAATCTGACTGGTCTGGACCCTTGACTGGTACAGACCAAAGCGCTTGAGTGTGCTCCACACCCCCCACCACGGCCGCGCCCACGCCGTGACCGGCCCCGCCGGCGCGTGCGGGCGAGGTCTCGCCCCGGCATGTCCTCGTCCCGGGAGCGGCCGTGTTCCGCGAAGGAGTTGATCCCTTGTCGAGACGTCGTATCGCCGCCGTGACCGCTGCCCTCGTCCTCGCCGGCAGCGCGCCCCTGCTGCTCCCCGCCGCGACCACGACCGCCTCGGCCGCCACCGCGGCCGCGTGTTCCAGCTACCCCGCCTGGGTCGCCGGACAGTGGTACGAGGCGGGCGCGATCGTCCGCTACACCGACGGCAAGGCGTACGTGGCCGAACACGCCAACCCGGGCTACGACCCCACCATCAGCACCTGGTACTGGGAGCCGTACGCCTGTGACAACGGGCCCGGGACGCCCGTCGGGAACTTCGTCGTGACCGAGGCGCAGTTCAACCGGATGTTCCCGAACCGGAACCCCTTCTACACGTACAGCGGCCTCACCGCCGCGCTCAGCGCCTATCCCGGCTTCGCCAACACCGGCAGCGACACGGTGAAGAAGCAGGAGGCCGCCGCGTTCCTCGCCAACGTCAGTCACGAGACCGGCGGCCTGGTGCACGTCGTGGAGCAGAACCAGGCCAACTACCCGCACTACTGCGACTGGAGCCAGCCGTACGGCTGCCCGGCCGGCCAGGCCGCCTACTACGGGCGTGGGCCCATCCAGCTGAGCTGGAACTTCAACTACAAGGCGGCGGGCGACGCGCTGGGCATCGACCTGCTCAACAACCCCTGGCTGGTGCAGAACGACGCGGCCGTCGCCTGGAAGACCGCCCTCTGGTACTGGAACACCCAGAGGGGGCCGGGCAGCATGACCCCGCACGCGGCCATGGTCAACGGGGCTGGATTCGGCCAGACGATCCGCAGCATCAACGGCTCCCTGGAGTGCGACGGGAGGAACCCGGCGCAGGTGCAGAGCCGGGTGACGAAGTACCAGCAGTTCACCGAGATCCTCGGGACGACTCCCGGCGGCAACCTGTACTGCTGACGCCGGCGGCCGGGCGTGATGTCATGCACCTGACCGTTCTCCGGGGCGCGGCACGCCCCGGGGAACGGTCCGCCCCCTCCGGACGAAGGGAACCGCATGCGCACCCCCCACGCCCTGCTCGCCACCGCCGTCACGACCGCCGCGCTCGCCGCGGCGGTCGCGGCGCCCGCGCCCGCGGCGGGCGCCGACACCGTGCCGCCGCCCGGCACGTACTACGTCCAGAGCGCCGTCACCGGCCTCAACGCCGCCGACGCCTCCGGGACGGTCGAACAGCATCGGCCGCGCGGGAACGAGGACCGCCAGCAGTGGTCCCTGCGCCCCGACGGCGCCGGACACCTGCTGGAGAGCACCGACAGCCCCGGCGTCTGTCTCGGACGGGCCGGCGACCGGGCCCGCACCGTGTCCTGCGGAGCCGCCGAGGCGCGCTGGCGGCTCGCCCCGCTCGGCGCCGACCGGTACGCGCTCGCCGCACCCGGCACCGGCGGGCGGCTCACCGTCGCCCCGAAACCCGCCGGAGCCACTCACCCCGCGCCGCTGTCGGTCGGGGGCGGTGACGGCGACCTCGCGTCCTGGTACCTCACCCCGGTCGACACGCCCGGCGGCCCCGTGCCGCCGCGGGAGCGGCGCACCCTGGACCAGGTCACGTTCCTCACCGCGCACAACGCCTACGCGAACGGCGTCGACGGTGGTTTCGCCCCGCCCCTCATCGACCTCTTCCCCAACCAGAACCGTGGCGTCCAACAGCAACTCGCCGACGGCGTACGCGGGTTCATGCTGGACATCCACCAGACGCCGGACGGCGCCGTCCTCTGTCACAACAGCTGCACCCTGGTGCGCAGACCCGTCGCCCTGTGGGTGGACCTCCAGCGGATCACCGACTTCCTGCGCGCCCACCCCGAGGAGTTCGTCACCGTCTTCCTCGAGGACTACGTCGAGCCGGGCGTCCTGCGCGCCGAACTGGACCGGGTGCGGGGTCTGCCGGACGTGCTCTACCGCCCCGACCGCACCGGGGTGCGCGAGCACGGCTGGCCCACGATGGGCGAACTGGCCGCCGCCGGACACCGGTTGCTGATCTTCACCGACCACAGCAAGGAGGCGGACCGGTCGGCCGGGCTGACGCGGGACAGCTTCGGTGTGATGTACCAGCGGGAGTGGACCGTCGAGAACCACTGGTCCATGGGGCCGGGCGTGGGCGCCTCCGACTGGTCCTGCCACAGCCGCTGGTACGACGCGGACACCACGATCCCGCTGACCCGCACCGAGCCCGGCTTCCGGCCCCTCTTCGTCATGAACCACTTCCGGGACGCCGCCGTCGCCTCCACGGCCGCCACCGACAACGCCAAGCTCGCCGACCGCGCCCGCCGGTTCTGCCAGCCGGCCGCCCGCAAGAAGCCCACCTACCTCGCCGTCGACCGCTACGACCTGGGGAACCCCGCGGCCGCCGTCGCCGCGCTGAACACCTACGCCTATCCGTGAGGCGTCACGTCGGCCCGCCCCGGACCGGGCGCCGGGGCGGGACTGGCGCATACGGCAGTTTTACGTATAACCTCTTCGGTCAACCCCTGCGAGAGGTGACGATGAGACGCATCGCCCTGGTCACCCTCGTCGTCCACGACTACGACGAGGCGATCCGCTTCTACACCGAGGCCCTCGGCTTCCGGCTCGTCGAGGACGCGCCCCGGCCGGACGGCGGCCGCTGGGTCGTCGTCGAGCCCGGCGCCGGGCACACCGGCGCCGCGCTGCTGCTGGCCCGCGCCGCGGGGGAGGAGCAGCGGGCCCGGGTGGGCGACCAGACCGGCGGACGCGTGGGCTTCTTCCTGCACACCGACGACTTCGCCCGCGACCACGCCCGCATGACCGCCGCCGGGGTGACCTTCCTGGAGGAGCCGCGCCACGAGCCGTACGGCTCGGTCGCCGTCTTCCAGGACCTGTACGGCAACCGCTGGGACCTGCTCCGGCCCGCCGTCTGATCCACCACGCCGAACCACACGCGAGGAACCGCCAGCCATGTCATCTACGCGCATAGACGCCGACACGATCCGCCGCCTCCCCAAGGCGGTCCTGCACGACCACCTCGACGGCGGCCTGCGCCCGGCCACGGTCGTGGAGCTGGCCGAGACCGTCGGCCACCCGCTGCCCACCACCGACCCGGACGAGCTCGCCGCCTGGTACGTGGAGGCCGCGAACTCCGGCGACCTGGTCCGCTACATCGCCACCTTCGAGCACACCCTGGCCGTGATGCAGACCCGCGAGGGCCTGCTGCGCACCGCCGAGGAGTACGTCCTCGACCTCGCCGCCGACGGGGTCGTCTACGGCGAGGTGCGCTACGCCCCCGAGCTGAACACCCGGGGCGGGCTGACCATGCGCGAGGTCGTGGAGACCGTCCAGGAGGGTCTGGCCGCCGGCATGGCCAAGGCGGCCGCCGCCGGCACGCCCGTCCGGGTCGGCACGCTGCTGTGCGGCATGCGGATGTTCGACCGGGTCCGCGAGGCCGCCGACCTGGCCGTCGCCTTCCGGGACGCCGGGGTCGTCGGCTTCGACATCGCCGGCGCCGAGGACGGCTTCCCGCCCGCCGACCACCTCGCCGCCTTCGAGCACCTGCGCCGCGAGAGCGTGCCGTTCACCATCCACGCCGGCGAGGCCCACGGACTGCCCAGCATCCACCAGGCCCTCCAGGTGTGCGGCGCCCAGCGCATCGGGCACGGCGTGCGCCTCACCGAGGACATCCCGGACCTCGGGGGCGGCAAGCTCGGCCGGCTCGCCTCCTGGGTCCGCGACCGCCGCATCGCCCTGGAGATGTGCCCCACCTCCAACCTCCAGACCGGCGCCGCGACCTCGATCGCCGAGCACCCGATCACCCCGCTGAAGGACCTCGGCTTCCGCGTCACCGTCAACACCGACAACCGCCTGGTCTCCGGCACCACCATGACCCGGGAGATGACCCTGCTGGTCGAGCAGGCCGGCTGGACGGCCGAGGACCTGCGCACGGTCACCCTGAACGCGGTCAAGAGCGCGTTCCTGCCGTACGACGAGCGCGTCGCGCTGATCCGGGACGTCGTCCTGCCGGGTTACGAAGCGGCGCTCTGCAGCAGCCCGCGGGCGTAGGCGGCCTGTCCGACGTGCTGGAGGTCGTCGGACAGGACGCTGACCAGCCGCACGCCCAGGGTGACCGGCGGGTCCCAGTTCTCGTCGACGACGCGTCGCAGGTCCTTGGCGGTGAGCGTCCGCAGGGCGCCCAGGGTCTGCTCGTGCACGGCGTCGTGATAGCCGGTCAGCAGGTCGGCCGACTCGACGCGGACCTCGGCGACCTGCGCCGGGGTGTGCCCGAACCCGGTCGCGCCGCGCGGCAGGCCGAGCCCGAACCGCTCCTCCCAGCCGTCGGCCGGCCACACCTGCTCCAGCCCGAAGGCGTCCGCCACGTGGTCGTCCTGGATCCGGGTGAGGTGCCACACCAGCCACGCGATGCTGTTGGCGTCCGGCGCGGGCCGGGCGGCGAGCTCGTCGGGGCCGAGGCCCTCGACGGCGGCGTGCACCTCTTCCCGGACGCGGCCGAAGCCGTCGATGAGGATGTCCTTGGCATGCATGGCTCCAGACTCGCTCACCTTCCGGCGTCACGCGTCCCGGTGTCCAGCAGCTCCATCAGCGCCCGCGCCGCCGGGCTGGTCGCGCGCGGCGACGGCACCAGCGCCACCGTCTCGTACGCCGCCTCGCCGGTGTCCTTGAGCGGCAGCGCGGTGAGCGACGGGCGCTTGTGCCGGAAGTGCCGCGGCACCACCGCCACGCCCAGGTTCTCGTCGACCAGGTCGAGCAGGCTGTGCACGTCGTTCACCTCCAGCGCCACCGTGCGCCGCACGTCCGCGACCGCGAAGGCCGCATCGGTGGCGCGGCGCGGGCCCCAGTCGGGGTGGAAGTCGACGAACACCTCGCCGGCCAGCTCCTGCGGGGTGACCGGCGCCCCGGCGCGGGCGAGCCGGTGACCGGGGTGGCACAGCACGGTCATCGGCTCGCCGGTCAGCGGCACGGCGCGCAGCTGGTCCGGGTCCGCGTCGGTGCGGTAGGCGAAGGCGAGGTCCAGCCGCCCGGCCGCGACCTCCTCGGCGAGCGCGGCCGAGCCCCACTGCCGCAGCCGTATCTCCACGTCCGGGTGGCGCCGTCGGAACGCGGCGAGCAGCCCGGCCACGTTCACCCCGGCGATGCACTGCTCCGTCCCCACCGCGAGGGTGCCGCGCAGCACGCCCTGCACCGCGGCCACCGCCTCGTGCGCGGCCCGCACCTGTGCCAGGATGCGTTCGGCCTCCGCGAGCAGCGCCCGCCCCGCCTCGGTGAGCGTCACCCTGCGGGTGGTCCGCACGAACAGCGGTGTCTGCAGCTCGCGCTCCAGCGCCCGGACGGACGCCGACAGGCCCGACTGGGAGACCATCAGCCGTTCCGCCGCACGGGTGAAGTGCCGGTCCTCGGCGACGGCCACGAAATGCTGGAGATGGCGCAGTTCCATGATTGAGAAGCGTAGCCGCACAATTCC from Streptomyces sp. DH-12 carries:
- a CDS encoding alpha/beta hydrolase is translated as MLGELSERLRGGDHANALPPSFRRGAAAGAVGLVLLATGLTATGRDEPDLGRFHDQTIAWSACEGTEVPEDLQCGTVTVPLDYADPGKGTLELALARYRASSDDPRGSVLLNFGGPGGSGVQGLAQGRKDFLGLTDDYDVVSFDPRGVGRSSPVSCGTDATSRALEATDGEETGDPRDALRQLREVAAECEKNSGPVLAHMGTVDVARDLDVMRQALGDKKLNYLGFSYGTRLGAVYAARFPDKVGRMALDGVDTLTEPLAEQGLASARGQQTALDNFLTWCTGELSCPFGQDARAARAQVVELVRSLDDTPVPSAFGYEFTGQDLAGAIAQGLYAKEMWPLLQRALAELVEDGDTSGVESLASGGTAPSPARPDEPLADAEDVPLDNLPAALMAVNCADDPDRPDAEHLAEELTRLRETYEEASPVFGPYRLAQVVLCHGRPKGTDYIREQVKDLDTPKMLLVGTRGDPATPYHWTEQTAKRLGPSAVVLDNRGEGHTGYGSSECVHRKVDDFLLHGTLPPSGSSCGAEDENRI
- a CDS encoding chaplin; the encoded protein is MRRVTRNGAIAVAAASGAMAMAMPAYADSGAGGVAAGSPGAVSGNSVQLPVHVPANVCGNTVNVVGLLNPAAGNTCVNEDVRQEDASRGSAKGTSGGSGTSGGSGTSGGSGTSGASAGSDAQGSPGLLSGNGVQLPAHVPVNVSGNSVNVVGIGDPATDNSSVNTPGERPAEPDPDRIVPARTLPAPVPQQAAPAEQVALAETGADRTVPVLATGAALFLGGIALHRRARLRTGG
- a CDS encoding nucleoside deaminase, which codes for MAVRDDELPYLRRCVELAAEALEAGDEPFGSVLVSGDGTVLAEDHNRVASGDRTRHPEFELARWAAAHMTPGERAAATVYTSGEHCPMCAAAHAWVGLGRIVYVASSEQLAAWLAELGVPEPPVRTLPVSAIAPGVAVEGPVPELTGDIAALHRRFHRRSD
- a CDS encoding GNAT family N-acetyltransferase; translated protein: MHAATTPALLALYDREIRQGARPEGPDDHVERVGRVVRRTAPAHGWNGVVWSGLASPGEADAAIAEQIAHYTAHGLAFEWKLYAHDTPADLGRRLTAAGFTREPDETLMAAETGGLSLNVDVPDGIRVVPVTDRTGVDRVAEVHERAFGDDASRLRRRLLDALTATPDEVVAVLALAGEEPVSAARLELTPGTTFAGLWGGGTVPEWRGRGVYRALVAHRARVAAARGRRHLHVDASSQSRPILRRLGFTALTVTTPYVYEPAPGPGHGRGGHGPGPAPHRRDRR
- a CDS encoding GlsB/YeaQ/YmgE family stress response membrane protein, with amino-acid sequence MEIDGIISALVIGIVIGVLGRLVVPGRQRIGVLWTILVGIVAALIGSALAAAFGVADTKGVDWVEWLIQIGLAAVGVAALDRTKAGR
- a CDS encoding SPW repeat protein yields the protein MANVSHQRGDLSSHPDAPEMRARYERVLGSRDVAFVDGPVFLLGLYCAVSPWVLHYTTSQPSLVAHNLIVGIAIGLLALGFTAAPSRMYGLSGAMCALGIWMIISPWVVGTDPDAGVIWNNLIIGALTVILGTACAATAARAASKSSRS
- a CDS encoding glycoside hydrolase family 19 protein, which produces MSRRRIAAVTAALVLAGSAPLLLPAATTTASAATAAACSSYPAWVAGQWYEAGAIVRYTDGKAYVAEHANPGYDPTISTWYWEPYACDNGPGTPVGNFVVTEAQFNRMFPNRNPFYTYSGLTAALSAYPGFANTGSDTVKKQEAAAFLANVSHETGGLVHVVEQNQANYPHYCDWSQPYGCPAGQAAYYGRGPIQLSWNFNYKAAGDALGIDLLNNPWLVQNDAAVAWKTALWYWNTQRGPGSMTPHAAMVNGAGFGQTIRSINGSLECDGRNPAQVQSRVTKYQQFTEILGTTPGGNLYC
- a CDS encoding PI-PLC domain-containing protein is translated as MRTPHALLATAVTTAALAAAVAAPAPAAGADTVPPPGTYYVQSAVTGLNAADASGTVEQHRPRGNEDRQQWSLRPDGAGHLLESTDSPGVCLGRAGDRARTVSCGAAEARWRLAPLGADRYALAAPGTGGRLTVAPKPAGATHPAPLSVGGGDGDLASWYLTPVDTPGGPVPPRERRTLDQVTFLTAHNAYANGVDGGFAPPLIDLFPNQNRGVQQQLADGVRGFMLDIHQTPDGAVLCHNSCTLVRRPVALWVDLQRITDFLRAHPEEFVTVFLEDYVEPGVLRAELDRVRGLPDVLYRPDRTGVREHGWPTMGELAAAGHRLLIFTDHSKEADRSAGLTRDSFGVMYQREWTVENHWSMGPGVGASDWSCHSRWYDADTTIPLTRTEPGFRPLFVMNHFRDAAVASTAATDNAKLADRARRFCQPAARKKPTYLAVDRYDLGNPAAAVAALNTYAYP
- a CDS encoding VOC family protein; protein product: MRRIALVTLVVHDYDEAIRFYTEALGFRLVEDAPRPDGGRWVVVEPGAGHTGAALLLARAAGEEQRARVGDQTGGRVGFFLHTDDFARDHARMTAAGVTFLEEPRHEPYGSVAVFQDLYGNRWDLLRPAV
- a CDS encoding adenosine deaminase, producing the protein MSSTRIDADTIRRLPKAVLHDHLDGGLRPATVVELAETVGHPLPTTDPDELAAWYVEAANSGDLVRYIATFEHTLAVMQTREGLLRTAEEYVLDLAADGVVYGEVRYAPELNTRGGLTMREVVETVQEGLAAGMAKAAAAGTPVRVGTLLCGMRMFDRVREAADLAVAFRDAGVVGFDIAGAEDGFPPADHLAAFEHLRRESVPFTIHAGEAHGLPSIHQALQVCGAQRIGHGVRLTEDIPDLGGGKLGRLASWVRDRRIALEMCPTSNLQTGAATSIAEHPITPLKDLGFRVTVNTDNRLVSGTTMTREMTLLVEQAGWTAEDLRTVTLNAVKSAFLPYDERVALIRDVVLPGYEAALCSSPRA
- a CDS encoding DUF664 domain-containing protein; the encoded protein is MHAKDILIDGFGRVREEVHAAVEGLGPDELAARPAPDANSIAWLVWHLTRIQDDHVADAFGLEQVWPADGWEERFGLGLPRGATGFGHTPAQVAEVRVESADLLTGYHDAVHEQTLGALRTLTAKDLRRVVDENWDPPVTLGVRLVSVLSDDLQHVGQAAYARGLLQSAAS
- a CDS encoding LysR substrate-binding domain-containing protein, with product MELRHLQHFVAVAEDRHFTRAAERLMVSQSGLSASVRALERELQTPLFVRTTRRVTLTEAGRALLAEAERILAQVRAAHEAVAAVQGVLRGTLAVGTEQCIAGVNVAGLLAAFRRRHPDVEIRLRQWGSAALAEEVAAGRLDLAFAYRTDADPDQLRAVPLTGEPMTVLCHPGHRLARAGAPVTPQELAGEVFVDFHPDWGPRRATDAAFAVADVRRTVALEVNDVHSLLDLVDENLGVAVVPRHFRHKRPSLTALPLKDTGEAAYETVALVPSPRATSPAARALMELLDTGTRDAGR